A DNA window from Parabacteroides johnsonii DSM 18315 contains the following coding sequences:
- a CDS encoding DUF5107 domain-containing protein: MAEIVKVWEEDILLPTYGIGKPEKNPMFLEKRVYQGSSGVVYPYPVIEKIEDTCEDKSYHAVYLENEYIKVMILPELGGRVQMAYDKVKQRHFIYYNHVIKPALVGLTGPWISGGIEFNWPQHHRPSTVLPVDYSIEKKSDGSVVVWVSERERMFHQKGMAGFTLHPGRAVLEIQGKVYNPTPVPQTFLWWANPAVAVNEQYQSVFPGDVNAVFDHGKRDVSRYPIATGTYYKMDYSAGVDISRYKNIPVPTSYMAIRSKYNFVGGYENDTHAGVLHVANHHVSPGKKQWTWGNGDFGQAWDRNLTDEDGPYIELMTGVYTDNQPDFTWLQPYEEKTFTQYFIPYRELGVVKNASSDLLMNIETEGNASRLKIFATSVQKDLHIVVVKEDEQVLDIIRDVTPETILEEWVPVDTLTGLRVSICNSKGKLLLSWEPEPNEIKEVPEPAKAALDPKDIQTTEQLYLTGLHLEQYRHATYAATDYYEEALSRDPDDVRNNNAMGLWLIRKGQFAKAEPYLRRAVKTLTEKNPNPYDGEPLYNLGLSLKYQGKTDEAYDYFYKACWNAAWQDAGYYSLAQLSASKGNWEDALYEIDKSLLRNWHNLRGRHLKTVVLRHLGRVDEALKLIRESLAIDRFNFGCSFEEYLLTGEKAVLDDLLVRMRSEGHNYEELSLDYASAGCWEEALKVVEVAFEVVASERTLLYYYKSWFLLSLGRLKEAEMAICVAEHQPADCCFPNALEAIKALQEVIRFADVVPKAHYYLGNLWYDKRQYPEAIAEWEKSVEQDDTFPTVLRNLSLAYFNKQDKQQEAVALLERAFKLDIRDARILMELDQLYKRLNRPHADRLNLLDKLKEVAFSRDDLYLEYVTLLNQLGRYEEAIHMIDARRFHPWEGGEGKVPAQYQLARVELVKACLKAGENEKALDLIEECFIYPHNLGEGKLYGAQENDFNYYKACALQALGREAEARELFLAASTGNSQPAAAMYYNDQKPDKIFYQGLAFRKLGREDEARGCFNRLIDFGEKHLFDTFKMDYFAVSLPDLQIWEDDMDKKNRIHCNYLMGLGHLGLGNLDKAERYFHIAAGMDNNHQGVQIHLQMVGNLI; this comes from the coding sequence ATGGCAGAGATTGTAAAAGTTTGGGAGGAAGATATCCTTCTCCCTACCTATGGCATTGGTAAACCGGAGAAGAATCCGATGTTCCTGGAAAAACGTGTGTATCAGGGAAGCAGCGGGGTCGTATATCCGTATCCTGTAATTGAAAAGATCGAAGATACTTGTGAGGATAAGTCCTATCATGCCGTGTATCTGGAAAATGAATATATAAAGGTGATGATCCTGCCAGAATTGGGCGGACGGGTACAGATGGCGTACGACAAGGTCAAGCAACGTCATTTCATTTATTACAATCATGTGATCAAGCCGGCCCTGGTCGGATTGACCGGCCCTTGGATCTCCGGCGGTATCGAGTTCAACTGGCCGCAGCACCATCGTCCGAGCACGGTTCTTCCAGTGGATTACTCGATCGAGAAAAAGTCGGACGGTAGTGTGGTTGTTTGGGTTAGCGAAAGGGAACGTATGTTCCACCAGAAAGGGATGGCCGGGTTCACATTACATCCGGGCCGGGCTGTTCTGGAAATACAGGGAAAAGTATATAATCCAACCCCTGTTCCGCAGACGTTCCTCTGGTGGGCGAATCCGGCGGTTGCCGTGAACGAGCAATACCAGTCGGTCTTCCCCGGTGATGTGAATGCTGTGTTCGATCATGGAAAGCGGGATGTTTCGCGCTATCCGATTGCTACCGGAACCTATTATAAGATGGATTATTCGGCAGGTGTCGATATCTCCCGCTATAAGAATATTCCCGTGCCGACGTCCTACATGGCGATCCGTTCCAAATATAATTTTGTCGGCGGCTATGAAAATGATACCCATGCCGGTGTCCTGCATGTTGCCAACCACCATGTCTCTCCGGGCAAAAAGCAATGGACCTGGGGAAATGGCGATTTCGGGCAGGCCTGGGATCGTAATTTGACGGATGAGGACGGTCCTTATATCGAGTTGATGACAGGAGTCTATACTGACAACCAACCGGATTTCACTTGGTTGCAGCCATATGAAGAAAAGACTTTTACCCAGTATTTTATACCATACCGGGAATTGGGTGTGGTGAAGAATGCTTCTTCCGACCTGTTGATGAACATCGAAACGGAGGGCAATGCTTCCCGCCTGAAAATCTTTGCTACTTCGGTGCAGAAGGATTTGCATATCGTGGTGGTGAAAGAGGACGAACAAGTTTTGGATATCATTCGTGATGTCACACCAGAAACGATCCTCGAAGAGTGGGTTCCGGTCGATACCCTGACAGGTCTTCGCGTCTCTATCTGTAACTCAAAGGGAAAACTCCTTCTATCTTGGGAACCTGAACCCAATGAGATAAAGGAAGTACCCGAACCAGCAAAAGCAGCTCTTGATCCGAAGGATATCCAAACGACGGAACAGCTTTATCTGACCGGCTTGCATCTTGAGCAATATCGTCATGCAACCTATGCCGCAACCGACTATTATGAAGAGGCGCTCAGCCGTGATCCGGATGATGTCCGCAACAATAACGCAATGGGATTGTGGCTGATCCGCAAGGGGCAGTTTGCAAAAGCCGAACCTTATTTGCGTCGTGCTGTCAAGACACTGACAGAAAAGAATCCGAACCCGTATGACGGCGAGCCTTTGTATAATCTCGGGTTGTCGCTGAAATATCAGGGTAAGACGGATGAGGCCTACGACTATTTCTATAAAGCCTGTTGGAATGCTGCCTGGCAGGATGCCGGTTATTATTCGCTGGCCCAGTTGTCCGCTTCGAAAGGAAATTGGGAAGATGCTTTGTATGAAATAGATAAATCCCTGCTCCGGAACTGGCATAACTTGCGCGGCCGCCATCTGAAAACTGTCGTTCTCCGTCATCTCGGACGAGTGGACGAGGCCTTGAAGCTGATTCGGGAATCCCTTGCTATTGACCGCTTCAACTTCGGTTGTAGTTTTGAAGAGTATCTGTTGACGGGTGAGAAGGCTGTCCTGGATGATCTGCTTGTACGGATGCGTTCGGAAGGACATAATTACGAGGAATTATCGCTCGATTATGCCTCTGCCGGTTGCTGGGAAGAAGCCTTGAAAGTGGTTGAGGTTGCATTCGAAGTAGTTGCCTCGGAACGCACATTGCTGTATTATTATAAAAGCTGGTTTTTGTTATCCTTAGGCCGTCTGAAAGAGGCTGAAATGGCTATCTGTGTTGCTGAGCATCAACCGGCCGACTGTTGTTTCCCGAATGCTCTCGAAGCGATCAAGGCGTTACAGGAGGTAATCCGGTTTGCAGATGTCGTACCCAAGGCTCATTACTATTTGGGTAACCTGTGGTACGATAAGCGGCAGTACCCTGAAGCGATAGCCGAATGGGAGAAGTCGGTCGAACAGGACGATACGTTTCCGACGGTTCTCCGTAACTTGTCACTGGCCTATTTCAACAAACAGGATAAACAGCAGGAAGCGGTGGCTCTGCTCGAAAGAGCGTTTAAGCTGGATATACGGGATGCCCGGATCCTGATGGAACTCGACCAACTGTATAAGCGTCTGAACCGTCCCCATGCCGATCGCCTGAACTTGTTAGACAAGCTGAAAGAGGTGGCTTTCTCCCGCGACGATCTTTATTTGGAATATGTCACCTTATTGAATCAGCTAGGACGTTATGAAGAAGCGATCCACATGATCGATGCCCGCCGTTTCCATCCCTGGGAAGGGGGAGAGGGAAAAGTCCCTGCACAGTATCAGCTGGCACGTGTCGAGTTGGTAAAAGCCTGTCTGAAAGCCGGGGAGAATGAAAAGGCATTGGACTTGATCGAAGAATGTTTCATCTATCCTCATAATTTAGGCGAGGGGAAACTCTATGGCGCCCAGGAAAACGACTTCAATTATTACAAAGCCTGTGCTTTGCAAGCATTGGGGCGTGAAGCCGAAGCGCGTGAATTGTTCCTGGCCGCCAGCACCGGGAATAGTCAACCGGCAGCCGCCATGTACTACAATGACCAGAAACCGGATAAGATCTTCTACCAAGGTCTTGCTTTCCGCAAGTTAGGACGTGAAGATGAAGCCCGAGGGTGCTTTAACCGACTGATCGACTTTGGCGAAAAGCATTTGTTCGATACCTTCAAGATGGACTACTTCGCCGTTTCACTTCCCGATCTCCAGATTTGGGAAGACGATATGGACAAAAAAAACCGCATCCATTGCAACTACCTGATGGGATTGGGGCATCTCGGACTCGGCAATCTCGACAAGGCGGAACGTTATTTTCACATCGCCGCCGGAATGGATAATAACCACCAGGGCGTACAGATACATTTGCAAATGGTCGGAAACCTTATATAG
- a CDS encoding AraC family transcriptional regulator: MIKRKDGFSGERVLVLPQPIIREMEEDPISSILHITDIGYYPKAWHHFRERQEPITQFVFIYCIEGSGWYRTEGEEFQVTANQYFILPAGKPHAYGANEKDPWTIYWIHFKGKLASHFARQCTRPVEIKPGMHSRISNRIDMFEEILRTLEMGYSHENLLYACSIFYHYLGTLRYLQQYRDAARHETEKNDIVTAAIHFMKENIEKKLTLQEIAAHTGYSSSHFSVLFSQRTGYAPLTYFNQLKIQQACQLLDFTDMKVNQVCYKIGIEDTYYFSRLFSKIMGMPPREYKKMKKG; encoded by the coding sequence ATGATCAAAAGAAAAGACGGTTTCAGCGGAGAACGGGTGCTTGTCCTTCCACAGCCCATCATCCGTGAGATGGAAGAAGACCCTATTTCCTCCATTTTACACATTACCGATATCGGATATTATCCGAAGGCCTGGCATCATTTCCGGGAACGGCAGGAGCCGATCACGCAATTCGTCTTTATCTATTGTATAGAGGGATCCGGCTGGTACCGGACGGAAGGCGAGGAATTCCAGGTGACCGCCAACCAATATTTCATCCTGCCGGCAGGAAAACCGCACGCTTACGGGGCCAACGAGAAGGACCCGTGGACAATCTACTGGATTCATTTTAAAGGAAAGCTGGCTTCCCATTTCGCCAGGCAGTGCACACGTCCGGTAGAGATCAAACCGGGGATGCACTCCCGCATCAGTAACCGGATCGATATGTTCGAAGAAATACTCCGGACACTGGAAATGGGCTACAGCCATGAAAACCTACTCTATGCCTGCTCCATCTTCTACCACTACCTTGGGACATTGCGCTATTTGCAACAATATCGGGATGCTGCCCGTCACGAAACGGAAAAGAACGATATCGTAACGGCTGCCATCCATTTCATGAAGGAGAACATCGAGAAAAAGCTGACGTTGCAGGAAATCGCCGCCCATACGGGCTATTCCTCCTCCCACTTCTCCGTCCTGTTCAGCCAGCGGACAGGTTACGCACCACTGACCTACTTCAACCAGTTAAAGATACAGCAGGCCTGCCAGCTCTTAGACTTTACGGACATGAAGGTGAACCAGGTCTGCTATAAGATCGGCATCGAAGACACTTACTACTTCTCCCGCCTCTTCAGCAAGATCATGGGAATGCCGCCGCGCGAGTACAAGAAGATGAAGAAAGGATGA
- a CDS encoding sugar porter family MFS transporter has translation MKQTTTYLLLICLVSAMGGLLFGYDWVVIGGAKIFYEPFFNLESSAALRGWAMSSALIGCLVGALFSGAWSDRYGRKKMLIAASFLFVASAIGTGAVDSFFWFVVYRIVGGFGIGIASNVSPVYIAEVSPASVRGKFVSLNQLTIVLGILMAQLANWQIGEYFTAGSETLSAESIEWAWRWMFWAELVPAGLFFVLSFVIPESPRWLATAGRSGEAGKILMRISGAEYAGQTLSELGQLNGDKQEKANWGALLKPGVRNVLVIGIVLAVFQQWCGINVIFNYAQEIFSAAGYAVSDVLMNIVVTGVTNVIFTFVAIYTVDKWGRRTLMFVGSVGLAMIYFILGTCYFLGVNGWPMLLLVVLAIACYAMSLAPVVWVVLSEIFPVRIRGMAMALSTFFLWVACFLLTYTFPILNEAVGASGTFWLYGGICLAGFLFIRAKLPETKGKTLEELEKELTK, from the coding sequence ATGAAACAAACGACAACCTATTTATTACTGATCTGCCTCGTCTCGGCAATGGGTGGATTGCTTTTTGGTTACGATTGGGTCGTAATCGGGGGAGCCAAGATTTTCTATGAACCCTTTTTCAATCTGGAAAGTTCGGCGGCACTCCGAGGTTGGGCAATGAGCAGCGCGCTGATCGGTTGCTTGGTGGGAGCTTTGTTTTCGGGTGCCTGGAGTGATCGCTACGGACGTAAGAAAATGTTGATCGCGGCCTCTTTCCTTTTTGTCGCTTCGGCCATTGGGACCGGGGCGGTGGACAGTTTTTTCTGGTTTGTCGTCTACCGTATTGTCGGAGGATTCGGGATCGGTATTGCATCGAACGTCTCTCCGGTTTATATTGCGGAAGTTTCTCCCGCATCCGTCCGCGGCAAGTTTGTTTCGCTCAACCAGTTGACGATCGTGTTAGGCATTCTGATGGCCCAATTGGCGAACTGGCAGATCGGCGAATATTTTACGGCCGGCAGCGAGACGCTGAGTGCGGAAAGTATTGAATGGGCTTGGCGTTGGATGTTTTGGGCCGAGCTGGTTCCGGCGGGATTGTTTTTTGTCCTTTCCTTTGTGATTCCAGAGAGTCCTCGTTGGCTGGCTACGGCCGGACGTTCTGGCGAGGCTGGTAAGATCCTCATGCGTATCAGTGGTGCGGAGTATGCCGGACAGACGCTCTCTGAATTGGGACAGTTGAACGGAGATAAGCAAGAAAAGGCCAATTGGGGTGCTCTGTTGAAACCCGGTGTGAGGAATGTACTGGTAATCGGGATCGTACTGGCTGTTTTCCAGCAGTGGTGCGGGATTAATGTGATCTTCAATTATGCGCAGGAAATCTTTTCGGCTGCCGGCTATGCCGTGTCCGATGTCCTGATGAATATCGTGGTGACGGGTGTGACGAACGTGATCTTTACGTTTGTCGCCATTTATACGGTGGATAAATGGGGGCGGCGCACACTGATGTTTGTCGGTTCGGTAGGGCTGGCGATGATCTACTTTATTTTAGGGACTTGCTATTTTTTAGGGGTAAACGGCTGGCCGATGTTGCTCTTGGTCGTTTTGGCGATTGCCTGCTATGCGATGTCCCTGGCTCCGGTGGTCTGGGTGGTGCTTTCTGAAATTTTTCCCGTTCGCATACGCGGGATGGCAATGGCGCTCTCTACCTTCTTCCTTTGGGTGGCTTGTTTCCTGCTCACTTATACCTTCCCGATCCTGAATGAGGCAGTCGGCGCTTCGGGAACATTCTGGCTATATGGCGGGATCTGTCTGGCCGGCTTCCTTTTCATACGGGCCAAGCTCCCGGAAACCAAAGGTAAGACACTGGAAGAACTGGAAAAAGAATTAACGAAATAA